A portion of the Deltaproteobacteria bacterium genome contains these proteins:
- a CDS encoding 16S rRNA (uracil(1498)-N(3))-methyltransferase produces the protein MSLPRFLVSPDSVRDGSATVAGPELAHMRKVLRLRPGSRVLLWDGEGTEHEALIRAYEGGVAAMTVVRSYRPERESPLAVTLAQAVGKGDKMDWIVEKATELGVTRVTPFFSSHTVPRFGGDKGERRRERWRKIAAAAARQSGRTRIPEIDEPDRFDAILDRDWRCDVRLFFWEDSQGRGLASLERELNSPRSVLVMVGPEGGFSGEEAARAEARGFRTVGLGRRILRTETAALAAVCAVQLLWGDLG, from the coding sequence ATGAGCCTGCCGCGCTTTCTCGTTTCGCCCGATTCGGTGCGCGACGGCAGCGCCACGGTGGCGGGTCCCGAGCTCGCGCACATGCGCAAGGTCTTGCGCCTCCGCCCCGGTTCCAGGGTGCTGCTGTGGGACGGCGAGGGCACCGAGCACGAGGCCCTGATCCGCGCTTATGAAGGTGGAGTTGCCGCCATGACCGTGGTACGGTCCTATCGCCCGGAGCGGGAGTCCCCCCTGGCGGTCACGCTGGCCCAGGCCGTGGGCAAGGGCGACAAGATGGACTGGATCGTGGAGAAGGCCACCGAGTTGGGGGTGACCCGAGTGACGCCGTTCTTCTCGTCGCATACGGTGCCGCGGTTCGGCGGCGACAAGGGCGAGCGCCGCCGCGAGCGCTGGCGGAAGATCGCCGCCGCGGCGGCGCGGCAGTCCGGGCGCACCCGCATCCCGGAGATCGACGAGCCGGACCGGTTCGACGCCATACTCGACCGGGACTGGCGGTGCGATGTCCGGCTGTTCTTCTGGGAAGACTCGCAAGGCAGGGGACTGGCTTCCCTTGAGAGAGAATTGAACAGCCCGCGGTCCGTGCTGGTGATGGTGGGCCCGGAAGGCGGTTTCAGCGGGGAGGAGGCGGCGCGAGCCGAGGCCCGCGGGTTTCGCACCGTGGGGCTCGGCCGGCGCATCCTGCGCACGGAGACCGCGGCCCTGGCGGCGGTGTGTGCCGTGCAGTTGTTGTGGGGCGACCTGGGGTGA
- a CDS encoding 50S ribosomal protein L11 methyltransferase has translation MVARWFELSVQAEGPVQDTISSFLVEQGSTGVVCGDRSLRAFFPDTADAAALKLAVRRYLRGLRQVFPDCLVGRTRWRVMAGKNWHDSWRGRFKPQRIGRRLVVTPPWLPPPENRRHVVFIEPAMAFGTGTHETTRCCLELIDELCAGAAPAKALDVGTGSGVLAIAMARLGVDEVLALDNDPVALEAARVNLGLNGMDGPVTLSGMPVARVRRRFPLVVANIILETLVELAAPLNRRVAAGGSLVLSGLLREHVPVVMPRFRDFRIAQRKDRKEWSTVLLRREP, from the coding sequence ATGGTGGCCCGCTGGTTCGAGCTTTCCGTCCAGGCCGAAGGCCCGGTGCAGGACACGATCTCCAGCTTCCTCGTGGAACAAGGCTCCACGGGTGTTGTCTGCGGCGACCGTTCCCTGCGCGCGTTCTTTCCCGACACCGCCGACGCCGCCGCCCTCAAGCTCGCGGTCCGGCGCTATCTGCGCGGGCTCCGACAGGTCTTCCCGGATTGCCTCGTGGGGCGCACCCGCTGGCGGGTGATGGCCGGGAAGAACTGGCACGATTCCTGGCGCGGCCGCTTCAAGCCCCAACGGATCGGGCGCCGGCTCGTGGTGACGCCGCCGTGGCTCCCACCGCCGGAGAACCGCCGCCACGTGGTTTTCATCGAGCCCGCCATGGCCTTCGGCACCGGCACCCACGAGACCACCCGCTGCTGCCTCGAGCTGATCGACGAGTTGTGCGCCGGTGCCGCGCCGGCCAAGGCACTGGACGTGGGCACCGGGTCCGGCGTCCTCGCCATCGCCATGGCCCGGCTCGGGGTGGACGAGGTGCTGGCGCTGGACAACGATCCGGTGGCGCTGGAGGCGGCCCGGGTCAACCTCGGGCTCAACGGGATGGACGGGCCGGTGACCCTGAGCGGCATGCCCGTCGCCCGCGTCCGGCGCCGCTTCCCGCTGGTGGTGGCCAATATCATTCTGGAGACCCTCGTGGAGCTTGCGGCTCCGCTGAACCGGCGCGTGGCCGCCGGGGGTTCGCTGGTCCTGTCGGGGCTGCTGCGCGAACACGTTCCCGTGGTGATGCCGCGTTTCCGGGACTTCCGAATCGCCCAACGCAAGGACCGCAAGGAGTGGAGCACCGTGCTGCTCCGCAGGGAACCATGA
- a CDS encoding nicotinamidase translates to MAQDMEQTPACYRADNAADFSYAPDRMTVFEEANRFRREFGITPAAADARRIDLLLIDVQRDFCHPEGTLYVGGRDGRGAVDDNRRIAEFIYRNLARLTHIRCTLDSHYNLQIFFPWFWVDPHGEPLAPHTLITVDGRDAKVLVNIDPAGNVLKEDVLPNPAMTPWVTDKGYDWLVEQCRFYNHELAAGGRYTLYLWPPHCLVGSPGHTVTGVVDEARTLHSLARSTQSWAEIKGSHNLTENYSVLRPEVLTTWDGGVLAERNARFYKTLVEADALIVGGQAASHCVKSTVQDLLEEIRREDPSLAGKVYLMTDCMSSVVVRGEDGAIAADFTEAAEQTLDEAASAGMRLVKSTEPMESWPGM, encoded by the coding sequence ATGGCACAGGACATGGAACAGACGCCTGCCTGCTACCGCGCCGACAACGCGGCGGACTTCTCGTACGCGCCGGACCGCATGACGGTCTTCGAGGAGGCCAACCGCTTCCGGCGGGAGTTCGGGATCACGCCGGCGGCGGCCGATGCCAGGAGGATCGATCTACTCCTCATCGACGTCCAGCGGGACTTCTGCCACCCCGAGGGCACGCTCTACGTGGGCGGCCGCGACGGCCGCGGCGCGGTGGACGACAACCGGCGCATCGCGGAGTTCATCTACCGCAACCTCGCGCGGCTCACCCACATCCGCTGCACCCTGGACAGCCACTACAACTTGCAGATCTTCTTTCCCTGGTTCTGGGTGGACCCCCACGGCGAGCCGCTGGCGCCTCATACACTGATCACAGTGGACGGCCGCGACGCCAAGGTGCTGGTCAACATCGATCCCGCGGGTAATGTCCTGAAGGAGGACGTCCTCCCCAACCCGGCCATGACCCCGTGGGTCACCGACAAGGGCTACGACTGGCTGGTGGAGCAGTGCCGATTCTACAACCACGAGCTGGCGGCCGGCGGCCGCTACACCCTCTACCTGTGGCCGCCCCACTGCCTGGTGGGAAGCCCCGGCCACACCGTCACGGGCGTCGTCGACGAGGCCAGAACGCTGCACTCGCTGGCGCGCTCGACCCAGTCCTGGGCCGAGATCAAGGGCTCCCACAACCTGACGGAGAACTACTCCGTGCTGCGCCCCGAGGTCCTGACCACCTGGGACGGCGGCGTCCTTGCGGAGCGCAACGCACGCTTCTACAAGACCCTGGTGGAGGCCGACGCGCTCATCGTCGGCGGCCAGGCCGCCAGCCACTGCGTCAAGAGCACCGTACAGGACCTGCTGGAAGAGATCCGGCGGGAGGATCCGTCGCTGGCGGGCAAGGTCTACCTTATGACCGACTGCATGTCATCGGTGGTGGTCCGGGGTGAAGACGGCGCCATCGCCGCCGACTTCACCGAAGCCGCCGAACAGACCCTGGACGAGGCCGCTTCCGCCGGCATGCGCTTGGTGAAGTCCACGGAGCCGATGGAGAGCTGGCCGGGGATGTGA